CGACCCCCGCCCTGTTCTCGTAGGAGCCGCGCACCCCGGCCGTGGGGTAGAACGCGGCCTGCGCCCTCTGCAGCATCGCCTCCTGCACCTTGACCCGCTCGCTCGCGGCACGTATCCCCGGATGGTTCTTCCGGGCCAACTCCTCCGCTTGCCGCAGCGTGAGGACCTCCGGCTCCGATTGTTGACCCTGGGCCGCATGGGGCATCCCCAACAGCATCAATGCCCCTATCGCCAGCGCCGCGGCGCCATTCTTGCGGCATCGCATAACAACCTCCTTGTGGCGCGCCTCGGCGCGCAAGTGCTCCGACCCGCTTTCGTGCAAGCCCGTTCTATATCAGCCTCACCCCGATCAACAAGGGCCTTCGTCACCTCGGCCTCTCCAGCTTGAGTCACGCAAAACACGTACCGGTGAAAGGCCGCCGGCGCGGGCTCGAACCGCCGCCTCCACGAAGAGTCCACGACGTTGGTGTCCCGAGTGCGATGTCTGATAAATTCAACTCTTCATTCATTGGACTCTCATTGGATCCACTGGCGGACAAGACCGCGCTGGTCACGGGCGCCGGCAGCGGCATCGGCCGGAGCACAGCCCTGGCGCTGGCCCGGGAGGGTTGCCGCGTGGTGCTGGCCGGACGCAGACGGGAGCCCCTCGAACGGGTCGCCGCCGAGGTGGGCGCTTTCGGCCGCGCCGCTTTCCCGCTGGTCTGCGACGTGGGTTCCCGGACGGACGTCGAGGCCCTGAAACGGAGCGCGCGTCGCGCCGGGGTGGTGCAGGTCCTCGTGAACAGCGCGGGCATCGCGCCGGCGGCCGGCTTCCTGGAAATGGACGACGCGCTGCTGGAAGAGGTGATGCGCGTCAACTTCATGGGCACGTACTACTGCTGCAAACGGTTTCTGGAGCCGATGATCGCCGCCGGTTGGGGGCGGATCATCAACATCGCCTCGACCACCGCCAAGACCGGGTATCCCCACACGGCCGCCTACACCGCGTCCAAGCACGCGGTGCTGGGCCTCACCCGCGTGCTGGCCCTGGAAACGGCGCGGAAAGGCGTGACGGTCAACGCCATCTGTCCCGGCTATGCGGACACGCCGCTCACGCACGAGAACGCGCGCCTGATGGCCGCGCGCATCGGCGGCACCGCGCCCGCGGTGCTGGAGCGCTTCGCCGGGACCTCCCCGCAAGGGCGGCTGATCGGCGCGGGCGAGGTGGCGGACATGGCGGTCTTGCTGGCAAGCCCCGCCGGCGACGCCGTCACCGGACAGGCCATCGACGTGGACGGCGGCGCGGTCATGGCCTGAACGACGCGGAGAACAGGACGGACAGCATGGCATACGACAGTTTCGACTACGATCTCGACGGCGGCATTGCCACGGTCCGTCTCGACAATCCCGCGCAGCTCAACGCCCTGACCTTCCGCACCTACGAAGAGCTGGCGGAACTCACCGGTTCGCTGGCTGCCGACCGGCGGGTGCACGTGCTGGTGCTCACCGGAGCCGGCAAGGCCTTCTGCTCGGGCGGCAGCGTCGACGACATCATCGGCGAGCTGCTGAAGATGGACGCGGCCGGACTGTACCGCTTCACCCGGCTCACCTGCGAGGTCGTGGGCAACATGCGCCGCGTGGAGAAACCCATCATCGCGGCGGTCAACGGCGTGGCCGCCGGCGCCGGCGCGGCCCTGGCCCTGGCCAGCGACTTCCGCCTGCTGTCGGACCGGGCGAGCATGGCGTTCCTGTTCGTCAAGGTGGGCCTCGCCGGCTCGGACATGGGCGCCATCCACCTGCTGCCGCGCATCGTGGGCCTGGGGCGGGCCATGGAGCTGCTTTCCCTGGGCGACCGCATCGACGCGGCGGAGGCCCACCGGATCGGCCTGGCCAACAAGGTGGTGCCCCACGACGACCTCATGCCCGAAGCCCTGCGCCTGGCCCGGCGGCTGCGGGACGGGCCGCGCTACGCCATCGGGGTGACCAAGAAGCTGCTGGACCTGGAGGCGGGCATGGATGTCGAGGCGGCCCTGGAGATGGAAGCCACGACCCAGGCCCACTGCATGCAGACGGCCGACTTCCACGAGGGCTTTCGCGCGTTCATGGCGCGGGAGACGCCGCGTTTCAATCAGGGAGGCGAGGAGTAGCGATGGGCGTGCAAGCGTGGCTGTCCGCGCCGCAGCTTCGGCTGCGCGGCGCGTTGGCCACATGGGTGGAGGCCGAGCTCGACGGGATCGACGCCGGCGCCGGCGACGAGGCCGCGCTCGCCGTGTTCCGCAAGCTCGCCGGCCGCGGACTCTTCCGCTACGTGGCGCCACGCGGGTTCGGGGGCGCGCGCCGGCGCGTCCAGGCGGGTGACCTGTGCGTCATCCGGGAAGTGCTGGCGGGCGTGTCCCCGCTGGCCGACACCCTGTTCGCGGTGCAGGCGCTGGCGGCGTATCCGCTGGCGGCGGCGGGGACTCCCGCTCAGCGGCGGGCGTATCTGCCGCGGCTGGCGGCGGGCACCGACGTCGGCGCCTTCGCGCTCACCGAGCCGGACGCGGGCTCGGACCCGGCCTCCGTCCGGTTGCGAGCGCGCAAGCGCGGCGCGGACTACGTCCTCGACGGCGTCAAGAGCCTCATCTCCAATGCCGGCCTGGCGCGACTCTACATCGTATTCGGCAGCACCCATCCGGCGCGCAAGGGCAAGGGGCTCAGCGCGTTCGTGGTGGAGGCCGGCAGCGCGGGAGTGGCCGTGACCGAGCGCCTCGCCCTGGTCTCGCCCCACCCCATCGGCACCGTGACCTTCGCCGGCTGCCGCGTTCCCGAAAGCCAGCTCCTCGGCGCGCCCGGCAAGGGCCTCGAGATCGCCCTGGCGACCCTGGAGGCGCTTCGTTGCAGCGTCGGCGCCGCCGCCTGCGGCATGGCCGCCCGGGCGCTGGCGGAGGCGGTCCGCCACGCCCGCGAGCGGCGCCAGTTCGGCCGCCCGCTGGCGCGTTTCCAGGCCATCCGGTTCAAGATCGCGGACATGGCCACCGAGCTCGAGGCCGCGCGCTTGCTGGTCTACCGGGCGGCCCGTGCCCATGATCAAGGCGCCGCCGATGCGGCGCGGGCATCTTCCATGGCCAAGCTGTTCGCCACCGAGGCGGCCCAGCGCATCGTCGACGAATCGCTGCAGATCCACGGCGGCCGCGGCCTGGTGGAGGGCAGCATCATGGAACGGCTGTACCGCGACGTGCGCGCGCTGCGCATCTACGAAGGGACCTCGGAGATCCAGCGGCTGATCATTGCGCGGGAGGTGCTCGGGAGGGCATAATAAGGGGTTCGAGGGGTCGCCCCTCGGGAGGAACCATGGATTTCGATCTCTCGGAGGAACTGCTTGCGGTCAGGGAGTTGGGGCGCGATTTCGCGGACAGGGAGATCGCGCCCACCGCGGCCGCGGACGACCGCGACCACCGCTTCCGCCGGGACATCTTCGAGAAGATGGGACAGTTGGGGTTCTTCGGCTGCGTGGTTCCCGAGAGTTGCGGGGGCTCGGGCCTGGGCTATCTCGCCATGGTGCTTCTCACCGAGGAGATCGCGCGGGTGCACAGCTCGATGCGCGTGCACATCAACACCCAGCTCGCCCCCGCGGTGACGCTGGCCCGGTTCGGCACCGAGGAACAGCAGCGCCGCTGGGTGCCGGGTCTGGTGGAGGGATCGCGGGTGGGCTGTTTCGCCATCACCGAGCCCGATTCCGGCTCGGACGTTGCCGCCATGTCCACCCGGGCCAGGCGCACGGACGACGGCTACGTGCTCAGCGGCACCAAGACCTGGATCTCCAACGCGCCCATCGCCGACTGGGGGCTGGTCTACGCCGTGACGGATCGGGACGCGCGGCACCGCGGCCTTTCCGCCTTCATGGTGGAGCTGGACAGCGCCGGGGTCCGGCGCACGACCCTGGACAAGATGGGAGCGCTGGCCTCGCCCACCGGCACGCTGGAATTCGCCGACGTGCCGGTGCCGGCGGACCAGCGCGTCGGCGCCGAGGGCCAGGGCTTCGCCATGTGCATGTGGCAGCTCAACCAGACGCGCCTGAGCTGCGCCGCCGGCGCCCTCGGAGTGGCGCGCGCCGCGCGCGAGGCGGCGCTGGCCTATGCCAACCAGCGCCAGCAGTTCGGCCAGCCCATCGGCCGTTTCCAGATGATCCAGGACAGCCTCGCCCAGATCATCGTGGAGGAGGAGGCGGCGCGCTTGCTGGTGTACCGGGCGGCCCACCTGGCGGACCGCGGGCAGCCCAACAACCTGGAAGTGTCCATGGCCAAGTACGCCGCCGCCGAGGCCGCCGCGCACGCCGCCGACGGCGCTTTCAAGATCCTGGGCGCCTACGGATATTCGACGGAGTTTCCGGTGGAGCGCTACCTGCGGGACGCCAAGTCGTACCAGATCGTGGAAGGTTCCTCGAACATCCACAAGCTGATTATCGCCCAGGACGCCCTGGGTTACCGGAGGGCGAATCGTGCGCCGGATTAGGCACGCGAAAACCCGCTCGTGCGCTTGACGCCCCGGCGCTTTAAGACCTATTGTTTCCGTCTCCTGACAAGGTAATATTAGGACAGTGGCTTTCAAGTGATCGACCCCGTTTCCACCTCCGCTAACCCTCCTTCGTCGTCGGGTAAGCCCCGCATCGGGCGGTGGCGCCGGTACGCCTTGGCCATCGCCGCCGCAACGCTGGCCGCGGGCCTCGCGGCCCAGGCGGGCCGCACGCTCGTACTCGCTCAGCAAACGGCTCCGGACGCGACAACCCTCCGCGAACAACGCATCACCAAGCTCGCCGGCGCCAGCGACACCCTGCCAAGACTGTTGACGGACCTCGGCGTACCGGAGGCGGCCCGCTATCGCTGGCATTTCGCGGTGGCGAAGGAACTGGGCGTGAACAATGTTCTGAAGGAAGGGGACACGGTCCACTTCTACTTCACGTCCTCGTGGGGTTCGTCGGAACTCGGACGGTTGACCGCCCTGCGCATCGAGCGAGCCGGCCTGGGACGCGGGTCCTGGGACTACAAGGGCGGCGAGATCGCCTACCACAGAGAGAAGAAGCCGCGTCCGACGCTGGCCGCGCCCGAGCCGCCATCGCCGGACGAAAAGCCCCGCGAACAAGCCGGTGCACGAGCCTCGTCCGAGCCGAAGGCCGAACCGGCCCGTGCCCCGGCGGCGGCCGCGGCATCCACCGCCGGCGAGGATGCCGTGAAGCCGGTGACCCATGTGCTGCGCAAGGGCGAGACACTCGGCCGCGTGCTGCGGCGCCTCGGCGTTTCCCTGAAGACGCAGCAGCCCTGGATCGACGCCATCCGCAAGCAGTATTCGCTGAAACAGTTGTATCCGGGCCGCAAGATCGTTCTCTACTTCGTCGCCGCGGCTTCCGGCGATGGCGGCGGCCGGACCTTGCGCGCCTTGCAGATCGAATCGCGAGGCGGCGCCCTGCTGACGTGGCAATGGACCGACGGGCGCATCGTCTACCGCGGCAGGAATCACCAAGTGGTGCCCGGCGAGCTCGTGACGGCGCCCAAGCCCGCGGCCAAGGCCACGCCCACCACGACGCCCAAGCCGGTCGCCCAACCGGCCGCGTCCGAGCCAAGCGCACCCACGTCCCAACCGTCCGCGCCCATCCGGTCGTTCGAGCCCTTGGACAAGGTCACCCGCACCATCGGCCCGGGCCAGACTCTCGGGCGGATCTTCCGGCCTCTCGGGATTTCCGGCAAGGAAGCCGAAGAGTGGTTCGATGCCTTTGACCGGCAGTATCCCGTCACTCGCCTCAAGCCGGGTCAGCGGCTCCACCTGTATTTTGAGGCGGTGTCCGCGGAACGCCGGAGCGCCGGACTGAAGGCCATCGAGCTGGAGGTGAAGAAGGGGCGCAACCTGAGTTGGCAACGGGTCGGCAAAGCGATCCGCTTCACCAAGGGACGGTTACCGGAGCGCGGACAAGAAAGCCCGACGGGCGTGGGTTCCGTGGCCAACGGAACGACGCCCGCGCCACATGACGACGCCTTCCTGTCGGAATATGCACTGGCCCGGATCAAGCAGAGGAACGGCTTGCTGGAGTACATCCCGCCGTCGCAGGAGCAATCCAACGGCAACCACGCGCTGCCGTCGCTGGAAGACACCGAACAGGTGACGCACACACTGAGAAGGGGCGAACACCTGTGGGGCGTGCTGCGGCGCTATGAGGATGACAAGCGGGAACAGCGGCTGTGGCTCACCGGGCTGCGCCAGCACAAGGCCGTGCGCCGGTTGCGCACCGGCAGCGACATCAACCTCTACTTCGCGACGCCCGCCAACGGCAACGGCGCGCATGGGTCCAATGGAAACGGCAATCACACGTCCAACGGCAACGGGGCCGGGGCCGGACGGCTCCAGGCCCTCCAGATCGCGCTACGCTCCGACCTGCGCCTGACCTGGTACCGCGACGAAAAGGGCATCCGGTTCTACAAGGATGAAGTCCCCTACCAGCAGGAGGTGCGTTCCATCAGCGGGGTGATCCCCAACGGCTCGCTCTACCAACACGCCAAGAAGGCGGGCGCGGACATGACCGTCATCTCCCGCATGGTGGACATTCTCGGGTGGGACATCAACTTCCAGAGGGACCTTCAGCCGGGTGACAGCTACCGGGTGCTCTACCGAAGAAAGTACCGCCCCGGCCATCCCGAAGCCGATCGGGTCCAGGTACTTGCCGCGGAAGTCGTCAACGCGGGGCGCACGCACTCAGCCGTCTACTTCGAGGACGCGGACGGCGAGGGGCATTACTACGACGGCAAGGGGCGCTCGGTGTCGCGGTCCTTTCTACGTTACCCCGTCGAGTTCAGGCGCATCAGCTCGCGTTTCTCGCTGAGCCGCTTCCATCCCGTGCTCAAGGTGCGGCGGCCACACTACGGCGTGGACTTCGCCGCTCCGACGGGGACCCCCATAAGGGCCGCGGCGGACGGCCGCATCACGTACCGTGGCTGGAAGGGGGGCTACGGTCGTCTGGTGGAGATCAGCCACGGCGGCGCGATGAAGACGCGTTACGCGCACTTGAGGCGTTACGGACCCGGCATCCGTCGCGGCAGGTCCGTGCAACAAGGGCAGACCATCGGATACGTGGGTTGTTCCGGGCTATGCACCGGTCCGCACCTGCATTTCGAGATGTGGCAGGACGACCGGTACGTGGACCCGTTGCGCGCCAACATCCCCGTGGACCGCCAGCTCGACCCCTTGTTGCTGGAAATCTTCAAGGGCACCAAGCATCTCTTCTTCGACCGTTTGGAAAACGGACACAAACGTGCGACGGCGCCCGCGCCGCGACCTTCATGAGCACGGCGGCTAAAGAACTCTCTCCGCCCGCCGAAAAAGATAGTGTACGGACCTTGCGCGCTTTCGTTGGCGTCCCCGTCGGGGCTGCGGTCGTTCGGGCCTGGGCGACCGTGCGGGGCGGTTTCGAAGGCGCTGCGATTCGCTGGGTGCCCGACGAGAACCTGCACGTGACGCTGAAGTTCCTGGGCAACATTGAAGAGACCCGTGTTGCCGCCATCGGCTCGGCCTTGGGGGAGGCCCTGTCCGGCACCGAGGGGTTCGCGGCCACGGCGCGGGGCCTGGGGGTCTTCCCGGATGCCAACCGCCCACGCGTCCTGTGGATCGGGCTCGACGCGCCGCCTCTGACGGCGATGGCCCGCGGCGTGGAACGGGCGTTGGCGCCTTTCGGCGTCGAACAGCCGGCGACCCCGTTCCGGCCCCACGTGACCGTAGGACGTTGGCGCCGCCCCGCGCCGCGGGACCCGCGCCGGCGCCCGGCGCTGGCGCGCTGGCGGGACCACGAATTCGGGAAGTTCCCGGTGGACGAGGTGACGCTCTTCCGCAGCACGCTCCGGTCCGCCGGCGCGATCTATTCTCCGCTGGAGGTCTTCCCGTTGAAGCCCGGCGGGAACCCTTCGGCCAGGGAAGGCAGCCGGAACCACTAGACCAAGTTTCAGAACCCGATCGAGGAGAGCCATGGACGCGAACAAGGAAAAGGCCATCGAGCTGGCGGTGAGCCAAATCGAGAGACAGTTCGGCAAAGGTGCGATCATGAAGCTCGGGGAGGGCGTGCAGCCGCGCGACATCCCGACCATCTCCACCGGCTCCATCGGCCTGGACATCGCCCTGGGCGTCGGCGGCGTGCCGCGCGGCCGGGTGGTGGAGATCTACGGCCCCGAGTCTTCCGGCAAAACCACCCTGGCGCTGCACGTCCTCGCCGAGGCGCAACGGCAGGGGGGGATGGTCGCGTTCGTGGACGCCGAGCACGCTCTCGACCTGAGCTACGCGCAGAAGCTGGGCGTCAAGACCGACGAGTTGCTGATTTCGCAGCCCGACCACGGCGAGCAGGCCCTGGAGATCGCCGAGACCCTGGTGCGCAGCGGCGCCATCGACGTGCTGGTCGTCGACTCGGTGGCGGCGCTGGTGCCCCGCGCCGAGATCGAAGGCGAGATGGGCGATTCGCACATGGGCCTCCAGGCGCGCCTCATGTCCCAGGCCCTGCGCAAGCTCACCGGCACCATCTCCCGGTCCCACTCGGTGGTGGTCTTCATCAACCAGATCCGCATGAAGATCGGCGTCATGTTCGGCAACCCCGAAACCACCACCGGCGGCAACGCGCTCAAGTTCTACGCCTCGCTGCGCATGGAGATCCGCCGCACCGGCGCGCTCAAGGACGCGGACTCGGTCATCGGCGGACGCACGCGCGTGAAGGTGGTGAAGAACAAGATGGCGCCGCCTTTTCGCGAGGCCGAGTTCGACATCCTCTACGGCACCGGCATCTCCCGGGAAGGGGAACTCGTGGACATCGGCGCCGACATGGGCATCCTCGGCAAGAGCGGCGCCTGGTACTCGTTCGAGGGCGACCGCATCGGACAAGGCCGGGAAAACGTCAAGCAGTTCCTGCGCGAGCACACGGACATCGCCGAGCAGTTGGCCGAGCTGATACGCGCCAAGGCGGGACTCAAGCGCCCCGGGCAGGAGGCCGCCAACGGCGCCGAATGATCATGCGCCGCGCAGGCCCGGCGCCCCCGCCGCGGGGCATTTGACATTGCCTTCGCGCGCGCGGGAATGCTATCAAGGGGCGTCATGACGTCCGGCAAAGCGATTCGCGACAGCTTCCTCGACTTCTTCAAGGACAAGGCCCACACGGCGGTGCAGAGCTCGTCTCTGGTGCCGCAACAGGACCCCACCCTGCTCTTCACCAACGCGGGGATGGTCCAGTTCAAGAACATCTTCCTGGGGGTGGAGCGGCCCGCGTTCAAGCGCGCCGCCAGCGCCCAGAAGTGCCTGCGCATCAGCGGCAAGCACAACGACCTGGAGGCGGTGGGACGGGACACCTACCACCACACGTTCTTCGAAATGCTGGGCAACTGGTCCTTCGGCGACTACTACAAGGAAGAGGCCATCGACTGGGCCTGGAACCTGCTCACGCGGGAATGGGGCCTGCCCAAGGACCGGCTCTACGCCACGGTGTTTCGCGACGACGACGAGGCGGAAGGGCTGTGGCACCGCATCAGCGGCCTGCCGGCGGAGCGGGTGCAGCGCTTCGACGAGAAGGACAACTTCTGGGAGATGGGCGACACCGGCCCCTGCGGGCCGTGCAGCGAGATCCACCTGGACCGGGGCGCCGAGGCCTGCGACCTTACCGGCGAGCCCGGCCACGTGTGCGCCGTGAACGCCGGCTGCGCGCGCTACATCGAGCTGTGGAACCTGGTGTTCATCCAGTACAACCGCGACGCCGCGGGGACGCTGCACGAGTTGCCGGCCAAGCACGTGGACACCGGCATGGGGCTCGAACGCATCACCGCGGTGCTCCAGGGCGTCTTCTCCAACTACGACGTGGACCTGTTCCGCGACATCATCAGCGCCACCGAGGAACTGGCCGGAAAGGCCTACGGCGACAACGACGACGCGGACATCTCGTTTCGCGTCATCGCCGACCACGCGCGCGCGGTCAGCTCGCTCATCGCCGACGGCGTGCTGCCGAGCAACGACGGCCGCGGCTACGTGCTGCGCCGGCTGCTCCGGCGGGCGGCGCGCCACGGGCGTCTCCTGGGCTTCGAGGAGCCGTTCCTGTGCCGCCTGGTGGAGCCCGTGGCCCGCGTTCTGGGTGAAGCCTACCCCGAGCTGCGCGCCGAGACGGAGCGTATCGTGGGGACCGTCCGGGCCGAGGAGGGACGCTTCGCCGAGACCCTGGACAAGGGGCTTGTGCTGCTGGAGGACTCGCTGTCGGAGCTGCGCAAGTCCGGTGAGGGATCGCTGCCCGGAGACGTGGCGTTCCGTTTGTACGACACCTACGGGTTTCCGGTGGACTTGACCGAGGACATCCTCCGGGGCGAGGGCATCACCGTCGACCACGAAGGGTTCGAACGGCTGATGGAGGAGCAGCGAACCCGGGGCCGAGCCGCCCGGGACACCACCGCCCACGGCGAGAGCCTGAACGTCGCCGACGGCCTCCCCTCCAGCCATTTCATGGGCTACGACCGCCTGGAACACGAGTCGCGGGTGACCGGCCTCTATCGCGGCGACGCGCCGGCCGAGGAGGCGCAGGAGGGCGACGAGGTGGAGATCGTCGTCGCCGAGACCCCGTTCTACGCCGAGTCCGGCGGACAGGTGGGCGACCGAGGCGTCATCCGCACGGCCCGCGGCGACATCGTGGAGGTGCTGGACACGTGGCACCCGACGCCCGCGGTGTCGGTGCACCGGGGCAAGGTCGTCAACGGCCGGGTCGCGGCCGGGGACGAAGTGGAGCTGGCGGTGGACGGCGAACGGCGCCGGCGCGCCATGCTGAACCACTCGGCCACCCACATCCTGCACGCGATCCTGCGCGAGGAGCTGGGCATGAACGTGCGTCAGGCCGGCTCGCTGGTGGCACCCGACCGGCTGCGCTTCGACTTCACCCACGACGGCCCCGTGGATCCGGAAATCCTCGAACGCATCGAACGCGAAGTGAACGAGCGCGTGCGTGACAACGGGGGCGTCTCCACCGAGGAGATGGCCTACGACGACGCCATCCGCGCCGGCGCCATGGCGTTCTTCGGCGACAAGTACGGCGACCGCGTGCGCGTGGTGCGCATCGGCGACTTCTCCACCGAGCTGTGCGGCGGCACCCACATCCATCAGGCCGGCGACATCGGGCTCTTCCGGCTGAGTTCCGAGGGCGGCGTCTCCGCCGGCGTGCGGCGCATCGAGGCCGTCACCGGCGCCACCGCCTTCGACGTCATGCGCGCCTACGACGCGGTCCTGGGCGAGATCGCCGGACTGCTGCGGAGCACCAACGAGGACGCCGTGGAGAAGGTGCGGCGCCTGCTGGAGCGGCAGAAGGAGCTGGAACGGCAGGTGGCCGAGCTCAAGGGCCAGCTCGGCCAGAACCGGGTGCCGGACCTGCTCGCCAAGGCCCGAAAGAATGCCGCGGGGGCGAGCTTCATCGTCGAGAAGGTCGACGGGATGGACGCCAAACAGCTTCGGGAGACCGTGGACCAGCTCCGCCAGCAGATGCCCGACGCCTTCGTGTTCCTCGCGTGCCCCGGCGAAACGAACGTGATGCTGGCGGCGGGGGCCGGCGGCGGACTCGACGGACGCTATCACGCCGGGAACATCATCAAGCAGGTGGCGCCCGCCGTGGGCGGCGGCGGCGGCGGCCGCGCGGACTTCGCCCAGGCGGGCGGAAAGCAGCCCCAGAAGACCGATGAGGCGCTGCGTCTGGCCCGGGAAATCGTGTCCGGTATTTCTTGATGCGCGAGTCTCTGGGAGGTACCGAGTGAGTCAAGCCACTGTCGAGAGCATGCTGACGGTGCCGCACTTGGCGTTCAACGACCCGCGGCTCTTCCGGGAGCTTCTGGGCAACCAGGACGAGCACCTGAAGATCGCGCAGCGGGCGCTGGGCGTGAAGTTCCAGGTGCGCGGCACGGAGATGGAGATCGTCGGCGACCCGCCCGACGCGGAGCTGGCACAGGAGGTCATGCGCCAGCTCTACGGGCTGCTGGAACGAGGCTACCCCGTGTACGGCAGCGACGTGGACTACGCCATCCGCATCCTCAGCAGCAACGCCAGGGCCAACCTGCAGGAGATCTTTCTCGACACCATCTACATCTCGTCGCACAAGCGCACCATCACCCCCAAGAGCGTCGCCCAAAAGGCCTACATCGACGCCATCCGGCGCCACGACATCGTCTTCGGCATCGGCCCGGCGGGCACCGGCAAGACCTACCTCGCCATGGCCATGGCCGTGTCCGAGCTGATGAAGAACAACTACGCGCGCATCATCCTCACCCGCCCGGCGGTGGAGGCCGGGGAAAGGCTCGGCTTTTTGCCCGGCGACCTCGCCGAGAAGGTGAATCCCTACCTGCGGCCGCTGTACGACGCCATGCACGACATGGTGGATTTCGACAAGGCGCGGCGCCTGCTGGAGCGGGGCAGCATCGAGGTGGCGCCGCTGGCGTTCATGCGCGGCCGCACCCTCAACGACTCCTTCGTCATCCTCGACGAAGGGCAGAACACCACTCCCGAGCAGATGAAGATGTTCCTCACCCGACTGGGCTACGGCTCCAAGGCGGTCATCACCGGCGACGTCACCCAGATCGACCTGCCCGCCGGCCGGCTCTCCGGCCTCAAGGAAGCCTGGCGCATCCTGCGCGGGGTCGATGGCATCCGCTTCAGCACCTTCACCGAGAAGGACGTGGCCCGGCACCGCCTGGTGCAGGAAATCATCACCGCGTACGAGCGCGACGCCGGTGACGCCTAGGGCAACCGGGCGCACCCGGGCGGCCCGGCGATGGCTGGCCGCCGGCGCACGGGCTGTTCCCTCGACCACCATGGCTGAGAGCGTCCTCACCGTCGACATCGTGCGCCGCGGGCCGGCGAGACGCGTCTCGACACGCGGATTCAAGGCCAAGGCGCGCCGCATCCTGCGGTTGCTGGAGCAAAGCGACTGCGAGTTGAGCGTGGCGCTGGTAGGTGACGGCGAAATCCGCGAGCTGAACGGGCGCTATCGCTCGCGCGACGAGCCCACCGACGTGCTCTCCTTCCCCGTGGACGAGTCGTTGCCCTCCGGCCCCCGGCTCATCGGCGACGTCATCATCTCCGTGGAGAAGGCCGCCCGCCAGGCGCGGCAACGCCGCCGCACCCTCGAAGACGAACTGGAAGTGCTGCTCATCCACGGCATCCTGCACAACCTGGGCTACGACCACGAGCGCTCGCCCGAGGACGAACGCGAGATGCGCGCCCTGGAACGGCGCCTGCGCAGGGAGTTGAAGGCCCCTCCTGGATTCCCGCTTTCGCGGGAATGACGACTCGGGGTGGTGGCGCCGCTACGTGGCCGAGCGGAGTTTGACACCGCCCGGAAGGCGGGAGTCAGGAACTGCGTTATTGCCGTCCACGCAACATCGGCTATATTGAGTAGCACCATCGATCACCCGACGTTGCGAAACCAACCGTTGCAGGAGCCCACCATGTTTGACGAAGCACGCGAACAACTGACCCAACTCGAGGACAAGCTAAGACTGCTACGGAGGCGCCTTTGACGTCGAAACCAAGCAGAAGCGCATCGACGAGCTCGTAACCCTCACCGCCAAGCCCGACTTCTGGAACGACGCCGACAGGGCCCAGGAGGTCCTCAAGGAACAGTCCCTGCTGCGCGAAGCCGTGGACGACTACGGCAAGTGCCAGACCAGCATCGAAGAGGCGCGCTTCTTCCTGGAGCTGGCGGAGGAAGAGAACGACGCCGAGGCCCTGGAAGAGACCGAAACCCGCCTGCGCGAAGT
The DNA window shown above is from Deltaproteobacteria bacterium and carries:
- the alaS gene encoding alanine--tRNA ligase; the protein is MTSGKAIRDSFLDFFKDKAHTAVQSSSLVPQQDPTLLFTNAGMVQFKNIFLGVERPAFKRAASAQKCLRISGKHNDLEAVGRDTYHHTFFEMLGNWSFGDYYKEEAIDWAWNLLTREWGLPKDRLYATVFRDDDEAEGLWHRISGLPAERVQRFDEKDNFWEMGDTGPCGPCSEIHLDRGAEACDLTGEPGHVCAVNAGCARYIELWNLVFIQYNRDAAGTLHELPAKHVDTGMGLERITAVLQGVFSNYDVDLFRDIISATEELAGKAYGDNDDADISFRVIADHARAVSSLIADGVLPSNDGRGYVLRRLLRRAARHGRLLGFEEPFLCRLVEPVARVLGEAYPELRAETERIVGTVRAEEGRFAETLDKGLVLLEDSLSELRKSGEGSLPGDVAFRLYDTYGFPVDLTEDILRGEGITVDHEGFERLMEEQRTRGRAARDTTAHGESLNVADGLPSSHFMGYDRLEHESRVTGLYRGDAPAEEAQEGDEVEIVVAETPFYAESGGQVGDRGVIRTARGDIVEVLDTWHPTPAVSVHRGKVVNGRVAAGDEVELAVDGERRRRAMLNHSATHILHAILREELGMNVRQAGSLVAPDRLRFDFTHDGPVDPEILERIEREVNERVRDNGGVSTEEMAYDDAIRAGAMAFFGDKYGDRVRVVRIGDFSTELCGGTHIHQAGDIGLFRLSSEGGVSAGVRRIEAVTGATAFDVMRAYDAVLGEIAGLLRSTNEDAVEKVRRLLERQKELERQVAELKGQLGQNRVPDLLAKARKNAAGASFIVEKVDGMDAKQLRETVDQLRQQMPDAFVFLACPGETNVMLAAGAGGGLDGRYHAGNIIKQVAPAVGGGGGGRADFAQAGGKQPQKTDEALRLAREIVSGIS
- a CDS encoding PhoH family protein, whose amino-acid sequence is MSQATVESMLTVPHLAFNDPRLFRELLGNQDEHLKIAQRALGVKFQVRGTEMEIVGDPPDAELAQEVMRQLYGLLERGYPVYGSDVDYAIRILSSNARANLQEIFLDTIYISSHKRTITPKSVAQKAYIDAIRRHDIVFGIGPAGTGKTYLAMAMAVSELMKNNYARIILTRPAVEAGERLGFLPGDLAEKVNPYLRPLYDAMHDMVDFDKARRLLERGSIEVAPLAFMRGRTLNDSFVILDEGQNTTPEQMKMFLTRLGYGSKAVITGDVTQIDLPAGRLSGLKEAWRILRGVDGIRFSTFTEKDVARHRLVQEIITAYERDAGDA
- the ybeY gene encoding rRNA maturation RNase YbeY, translated to MAESVLTVDIVRRGPARRVSTRGFKAKARRILRLLEQSDCELSVALVGDGEIRELNGRYRSRDEPTDVLSFPVDESLPSGPRLIGDVIISVEKAARQARQRRRTLEDELEVLLIHGILHNLGYDHERSPEDEREMRALERRLRRELKAPPGFPLSRE